Genomic segment of Rana temporaria chromosome 12, aRanTem1.1, whole genome shotgun sequence:
tcagcgcccccagtggttaactcccaaactgcaattttcacagtaaacaaagcattttaaatgcactttttgctgtgaaaattacaaaggtcccaaaaatttgtcaaaattgtccgaagtgtccgccacaatgtcgcagtcacgaaaaaaaatcactgatcgccgccattagtagtaaaaaattttattttcataaaaatacaataaaactatcccctattttgtaaactctataaattttgcccaaaccaaccgataaacgcttattgcgatttttaccaaaaatatgtagaatacgtatcgccctaaactgaggaaaatttattttttatatatttttgggggatatttattatagcaaaaagtttaaaatattgaatttttttcaaaattgtggctctatttttgtttatagcgcaaaaaaataaaaccacagaggtgatcaaataccaccaaaagaaagctctatttgtggggaaaaaaggacaccaattttgtttgggagccacgtcgcacgaccgcgcaattgtctgttaaagcgacgcagtgccgaatcgcaaaacctggctgggttcttttagctgcctaaaggtcgggtcttaagtggtttaacaggacgtCCTTTGTAACAGACCCAACTTTAAAATTGATCTGTGGAGGAAAATATATTTCAGTGGATGGCGGTTAACCCGGTTAAAGTCCAACTCAGGGGCGGTGCGTTTATAAGGGgggcatgggcgccgccccctctctaatACCATTGATGGATTCATGCATTTCTAAAGAGGAAGGGGTGGCGACGACAGGTGAAGGGGTTGattttaaacaggaaggggtggggcaCATTTAGATAGGGGGCGTTTTTAAGCTAGTATGAACATTTTATAAACCCCTTTCTCCTCTAAAGGGGTTCTAAGGTaaagtttttttactttaatgcattagGCTAAAAGCTTTCCATTTGctgctccttctctccctccctacTTGCATGAATCCTCCCTCGACAGTGCCGAGTTTCTGCAGCAGCCGAGTCAAATCCTGCGAGTAGGGATTGGGGGATGTGGAAAGTCGGGCTTGGGAGCGTACCTGCACAGGTGCCCTGTACCGAGATGAAACTGGGCTCATGTGCATTCCTGCCAACCTTTTTCTCAAATACCCCCAAGTCATTACAAGGAACCAACTCAACCCTAATTCCCAGAAGTATTTACCTCCACACGGCATTCCGAACAAATAGTCCTGCAAAATAAATGAGAAACATTTCTATAGAGCAATCAGAACCATCCAGGGAACCATTAAACCAGGTAAAGTGCAGCCAGAAATCAAGAGCATGTTCTGGTCTAAGGCGAGATATCCTTCTGCTTTAATGTATTCAATAAGCTTCTGGTGCAGTAGTCTCCCAGGGGGCCcgctgtggccctttgcttgcctttttctggcccttggggcacagtaCCTAATTGATACATGGCACCATTCTGCCCCCCCTCGCCCCAACGAGGTACCATTCTACCCTCACCCCAACGAGGTACCATTCTACCTCACCCCCTCGCCCCAACAAGGTACCATTCTACCCCACCCCCTCGCCCCAACAAGGTACCATTCTACCCCACCCCCTCACCCCAACAAGGTACCATTCTACCTCGCCCCAACAAGGTACCATTCTATCTCGCCCCAACAAGGTACCATTCTACCCCACCCCTCGCCCCAACAAGGTACCATTCTACCCCACCCCTCGCCCCAACAAGGTACCATTCTACCCCCCCTCGCCCCAACGAGGTACCATTCTACCCCCCCCTTTCCCCAACGAGATACCATTCTACCCCCCCTCGCCCCAACGAGGTACCATTCTACCCCCCTTGGCCCCAACGAGGTACCATTCTACCCCCTCGCGCCAACGATGAGCTACTATtcttcacccccaccccctcacaccaatgatgaggtactaattccttccactgaccattgatagggcgctattccttccactactAATGATTGTGTACTTTTGTGCCCACGGACAATGGGACGCTACTCATACTACCGATACCAACATCcagccccccctaaagtctggagggcaaactggccctttgtttagtacGTTTGGAGACCCTGTTCTAGTGTAAAAACCTAATACCGGTCTGGTGCAATCATCTCTACCACCACATTGGGCCCTCACTATGCTACCACTTCCAGTTTCCAGTCACAGGTTGGGGGTGCGACCTTGACCATACTGTGTAGCTGTGGTGAGGGAGGGTGAGGGCCTGGCTTTGTTTTCTGGCAGAGGCATCTGGCATGCAAACAAGGCTACAGAGAAAGTTTTGACAGTATTGGATCACGTACATATTTCAACTACATAGTTTGCCAATTTTCTAGATTTCAGTACATCTGGTTCAGACTCATAAGAAAGCAACTGGACCAAGTTTTCATTCATGAAATTGCAATGGATCAGGTCAAATGGAATATCTCCGGAACATGACAATCTTACCTTTCACAGAATTTGCAGAGGACCTGCCTGCACAAAAGCCTCTTGCGACAACTTGAACAAGCCTGCCATGCAGAAAATGGTGTTCAGTTTAACAAAATTAGTTTTACAGCATTTAATGCGATTATATCTGTGTTTATGTTGCATTTTCTTCACTTGCATAAGGAAGCATGTCTGCTTACACAGTATTTATACTCCATACCAACGCACTAGAACCACCCTTCATAAAATTAAAAGGGGCTGtaaagctttaatttttttttaaacatttcatacttgcctccactgtgcagttcgttttgcacagagtggccccgattcttGTCTACTAGGGTCACTCAGCGGCTGTATGCTACCCGCTTCTggtaacccccctctgggaagcgtgcACCCGAATCCTgaattcggcgtccatagccgccaactacaggactcggccccagcCCCTCGCGTCATGAGAGCCAACAACCTATCCCCGAGAAGAGCCAACAACCTATCCCCGAGAAGAGCCAACAACCTATCCCCGAGAAGAGCCAACAACCTATCCCCGAGAAGAGCCAACAACCTATCCCCGAGAAGAGCCAACAACCTATCCCCGAGAAGAGCCAACAACCTATCCCCGAGAAGAGCCAACAACCTATCCCCGAGAAGAGCCAACAACCTATCCCCGAGAAGAGCCAACAACCTATCCCCGAGAAGAGCCAACAACCTATCCCCGAGAAGAGCCAACAACCTATCCCCGAGAAGAGCCAACAACCTATCCCCGAGAAGAGCCCGACtttcaagggctcaggtaagaaaccATCTGGAGACCATCTGCCACCCTCAGCAGAAGGTTCAACTTCATTCAAACCAGCGCTTACAGGCATAAATTATCCTCAGAATAGTATTAGCCAAACAATTCCATGTCCAATAAAGATCATATACAGTTATTGGCACCGCTGCATTGCTGTCAGACAATGcgtcatttcacccaaaaaattgtCGCAAAtcacaaatgtttaggcattacgtttttCTTTGATTGTCGGAGGCGGGccacgatgttatgacgtcacgcccggcctctgcatttaaaaaaaatggcaccacCTTGGCTGGGGAGCCaggattgtttatttttttccttgatttcaggcttcccagccaagaggagatgtggggttttattgaccccctcatatctcactgtaaagaggaccccggtagctcgcacgcagaagcgaatgcatacgcaagtcccacccacatatgaaaacggtgttcaaaccatacatgtgaggtatcgccgcaaacgtTTGAGTGAGCAATAATTTTTGCCCTGCAAACATACAACGGACAGTACTCAACTGTTGTAAATGCACCAATATTGATAGTCTCATACCTTAATCCTTGCCCTCACCTTTTGCCTCAGAACATCTCTACTGGACCGAAAGACTGACACCTCAGTTTTTACCATCAATCGACGAAGAGGAGCCAGCTCCAGGACCGTTGGAGGTAGACTAGACCTTGGAGAGTCCCAAGCCTGAGActaggaaacaaaaaaaacaaaaaggcaggTGCAATTTCTAGAATTCCCCAAAAAATTTACACTGGAATCATATGCAAGTTATCTATAAATAAGAGCACTTCACATGAATGTTTGATACCTgctcatccggtgcttctcctagTAAGCCTTCGAAGGAGCTTGACCGCTTGTGACCAAAAGACAGCTTCTTCTGGACTGATGAAGAAAGCAGTTTGTCAGGAGTAGATCCACTGGTTGTTTGGCGGTCCGCTTGGGATGAGCCACAGTTCATTCGGAGGTCCACTTGTGATGAAGTCCACACAGGCAGGAAGGAGAGCTCTTAAAAATACGAAGACCAATtcacaaactacgtaaaattaaaTTTAATGAGTTACAATACGGTGTGTAAGCTGCCATTTCTCTCCACAAAATTCAGTCTTCAAAAAGTAGAAATTCACCAACCCAGATGGATTAGACCAGAGGCAGTTCCTCCCGGATCTCAGTGACAGGATCTGGAGGATGATCCCCAGGAAAAAGATCCTAAAGCAGCCAGATTCAATTTTAAGTGGTAGGACCCCCCTGAAATGCCAgagggctagggtgaccacatttccaaactaccatttagggacaccttcccttcccaaaaatcagcttgttcaacaaatcacagcacagtgattggacacaagaggcgggatttatgatttctccaacaAGCAGGGGCGGGCAttatgctcctccaggcattgccggccaggacaagtactgtccgtgagtaaagcggtgatgtggcgtccttttttgggggaatcagattggcccgggggggggggggggtgtctgtcaatttcattccgggacactgtattgtcctggaatgaaggtgcccgggacagacctgcaaaatgagggactgtcccgggcaaaccgggacacgtggtcaccctacagaGGGCCCTCCCAGGAGTTGGTGTCTTCTGAGCTGAGGCAGGGTGCTGGAGGGACTTTGACAGCTCCCCTGGGAGTAGGGCTTGGCACCAGTAGGGGGCTCCATGAGAGGTTCCTGTTATTCTATAGAAAACAATGAGTGGGATTGTATGCAGTCAGTGAGGTGGGTCGGTGATGGCaggtggggagcagaggacagCAGTGACTCAGGTGTCACCACCTCCTTCAACAACCAGTTTATTTCAAAGACAACATGGGGGAGCGGCCGGGGTCTGGCCTTCCTCCAGGAGCGGCCGGGGTCTGGCCCGTCCTCCAGGAGCGGCCGGGGTCTGGCCCGTCCTCCAGGAGCGGCCGGGGTCTGGCCCGTCCTCCAGGAGCGGCCGGGGTCTGGCCCGTCCTCCAGGAGCGGCCGGGGTCTGGCCCGTCCTCCAGGAGCGGCCGGGGTCTGGCCCGTCCTCCAGGAGCGGCCGGGGTCTGGCCCGTCCTCCAGGAGCGGCCGGGGCCTGGCCCTTCCTCCAGGAGCGGCCGGGGCCTGGCCCTTCCTCCAGGAGCGGCCGGGGCCTGGCCCTTCCTCCAGGAGCGGCCGGGGCCTGGCCCTTCCTCCAGGAGCGGCCGGGGCCTGGCCCTTCCTCCAGGAGCGTAGGACAGTTCAATATGTAAGTGAGGCTTTGTGTGGGTGGGGCTTGTGTGGGCAGGGTCAGTCTACCCCTGCAGAGTATTTTGCATGGGTAAACCGCTGACTGTGCCTGTTTCTACCACCCCCTTCCCCCAGCCTTTAACAAGCGCCTCAAGTTTTAAATTTATTCTAGTGACACAAGTCCACTGCTGGTCAAAACGGACCTATAAGGAGAGTGCTGGGTTTTCATGGCTTGCAGCATAGGAAAATGAATTTGGGGTACCGAATGAGCGCCATTAAAGGTGCTTGTGTCTTGCCTGAATTAGTCAACCGACACTGCCCCCTAGGGGAGGCTGGAGGGCAGCATGGACTCTGCTTACCTGTGCTACTGGACGTTAGGTCTGGGAACTTTTGTTCCGAGGACGATTCCTGGCTTAATTCTGTGTTCCAGCTTATCCTTCCCTATAAATGACAAGACAGGACAGATTACACATTGTACTATCAATAAATCACATCTATCACTAACTGCATTATTGCTGACATTATGGAAAAGACAGATTTTTTGCTGTTCTGCCACCATACTCAAAAAGGTTACCAATTTAactgcagaggagatcaaatacgacccaaagaaagctctatttgtggggaaaaaggacatacattttgcttgggtacagcgtcgcacaaccgcgcaatcgtcagttaaagcgacgcagtgccgaatcgcaaaaagtgctctggtcaggaagggggtcaattcttccggggctgaagtagttaaagatgTATTGACCACAGAACTGCATAGATTTCTGCCTGGCTTCCAGTTTTAATAGTAAAGCAAAGGTAAACTGTCCAGAAATAAAGTGGAACCTCGAATTAGGAGTATAATCAGTCTCAgcagaacgctcgtaatccaaagcactcgcatatcaaagagagtttccccatagaagtcaatggaaacgaaaatttgTTCCGTGtttacttcaatggcatgcaataccgcaagcggccagaggcgggggggtgCCTGCCTCTGCAAACTTTGGGAGTAGTATTTTAGTCTTTCCGAACGGCTACGATCGGCTCCAACGCCCTACCCccaacctcaggccaaacgtggtactgcacaccgctttggcctgaatcctgctcgtttcgcAAGAgagactcgcaaaccgagttatgatttttaaaaatacagtgcttgtattgcaaaacactcgttaactgcgttactcgcaatccgaggttccactgtattcaaaTTTGATTACTAGAAAAACCGCTGATCATCAAAATGACCAGATCGTTCCCAAGAGATCTGGGTAATCTACTCCTCACCTTACTTGGATCTGAGGTTTACCTCAATCTGATGGTCTTGAAGATCAAAGGCTGGCACGTTCCACCTGGACTCTAGTCGGCGTCTATAGTTAGGACCGTCTGAAGGAACGGAGAACGGGCCATCGGCGATCCCCAAGTCTTCGTCTAAGAAAAGGAAAGTTCATCGGCATTCCTCAAAGACCGACTTTAAACCAAAACTTTTGCATAGACGAATAACGGGATCAAGtaaccaaaaaaaatgaaaaaaaaactctgaaaatggtgtaaaaaaaaaaaaatctgccatgaCTTACCAAAACTCACCCTGGGAAAATACTTTTTGCGCTCTGCAGATTTGAGTATGGACCTGGAAGACTTAATTTCAGACATCAGGAGTTCGTGTAGGCTCGGCTCCTCGTGTGGTTTCTCTTTCAGCTTACGTTCCGAGGCCTGAAACGAGACGGGATCATCGCTTTCATGAAGTTGTCCTTTAACCCCTCCAATACCCGGCTTTTCTACCCCCCTCCAATACCCGGCTTTTCTACCCCCCTCCAATACCCGGCTTTtctaccccccccctccaatacccggcttttctaccccccccccctccaatacccggcttttctacccccccccctccaatacccGGCTTTTCTACCCCCCCCTCCAATACCCGGcttttctacccccccccctccaatacccGGCTTTTCTACCCCCCCCTCCAATACCCGGCTTTTCTACCCCCCTCCAATACCCGGCTTTTCTACCCACCTCCAATACCCGGCTTTTCTACCCACCTCCAATACCCGGCTTTTCTACCCCCCTCCAATACCCGGCTTTTCTACCCACCTCCAATACCGGGCCtcttctggcacttctctcctacatgtacaaatcatcattctttgctagaaaataactcagaacccccaaacaccatttgttgtttttagcagacacccaaaggaataaaatggcagccattgcaacttatcttgcacggtatttgcgcaataatttttcaaacgccttttaaaaaataaaaaaaacggttttCACGaattaaaacagtaaagttagcttaatttttttgtaaaatatgcaagatgaagttacgccgagtaaacagatacccaacatgtcgcactttaaaattgcgcacacttcggtacctaaaaatctccctaGGCGGCGCCGtgactcgtgcgcgcctacgcaatatggggggcggggccttatccgccgggaggAACggtgtcaatcatctgggcgacctcccagatgacattccTCCTCGGcagagaaacgcctactcccgcggggagaactaCCCTGAAGCCGGGTTGCAAAGatagattacaaggtacgtacagcctaaaaaaaaataaaaaattgcggactgtacttgttacaagtataagtaagttggtcagatataaatgttattagggtgaacctctgctttaaagactGCATTGTGTTCCTAAATAAGAGTTCGGCTCCCTCTGGTGTCCATTTTTATGTTGTATCATTAAAACTTTGGTCCTGTTAAAACCCATAGAACAAAGCATGGTGGGTATCGTGGTGCAAGAGAAAGTGACTATTGCCGTGGATTGGATTAAGACTACAAAACCCACAATACCACTGTTATTCCAGAATGCAATGGGCAGGCCACACAGcctgctgggggggaggggataatAGGGAGACAAGGCCATTGCTTGCTCTCGAGACGCCATCTTTCAACCAACAGGAGGCCTGGTGTAGAAGAGCCTGGGCCTAAAGTTGGAGAGCGGATCGCCTGACAGAGGGATCCTCGTTGACATCCCAGCTGATTGAGCCAGGGAGGGACCGGCCTACACTTCACCATACTAGAAGCCATCCACCCACCTGCATTTGTGAGCGGCCGCGTGgtgaatagggttgccacctcatccctttaaaactgaaaacatattacacaggttctctggctgattaaaggtgctaattaaactcacttggtgccttatcgacattaaattagccccagaacctgtgtaattactatgtgttcggggtttaaaggggtgaggtggcaaccctagtggtgAACCAGCGCCATCTTATCCACAGAGATCAGAGAAGGAACTACGGGCGGAGTATACCAGCGAGCCACGGACTTCTATTGGTGAGCAGGCACTAGCCTACCGAATATTTGACACAGTTGCAGAAGGGCGATTCCTGCCTTCTAAACTGTGCTTGCCGACACTGGCAGTCCTACAGATAGGAACACATTAAACCCAAGCGTTACAGCAGCTTGATCGTGATAGCGGGTTCTTTGCCACCACATCACACGTTCATCGATTACCCCCTTTTTTCTTCACTTATGTGGATTATAACTAAGTGCACCAGAGCTAGCTGAAGACCAACTGAACTTAAAGGAACAGTCATCACTTTATTCCTCTTCTAAGTTTACCACATAGGGTTACGTACCAGTTTGAACTGTCCACCAGAGGGAGCCATTCAGCTGTATGAATATTTTAATGTTTGATGTGACTATTTGCATTGCATTTACTGCTCTGCTGTTTTAGCGAGTGTGTGAGACTTGGTGGGGAAGTGTTCCGGCATCTTGGTGTTGGGAAAATCCTCCACTATACACTTACATCTGATCCCATGTTAGGGTAGATGTGTTCTGCTACAAGACAACTCTGAACTAGTTGCGTTTCCAAGACTCTTAGAGGGATCTGTAAATCTGCAACTGGTTAAGTTACCTCTTGTGTGAGACTGTCTATTGCAACTACGAGTGAAGTGGCCAGTACCAAGGTGacggtaaatatatatatttataccagtGTGGGTTTGTGGGGTTCCCTTTACCATTGGGTCCCACGTTCATAttgtccagttgtgccaaggggggGTTTGAGCCAATTTTCTGGGGTTGACAGGCAGAGCGCAGACCCAAatctaatccagcagctcctacgggggtagtgctacacttacaaATGGTGCGTCTCATTTTAGAACATGAAGTTCAGCGTAtggacatgggcgtccgctccatagggcaaggggggcaattgaccccccctggaaaatcatgaAGGTGTTGGAGTCTCGgggctgtgggctgtctgagcagtcccgagccagatgtcacacagacacagtgagcagagtgaagccgcctccccctccagtgtttatgtgtacacagggggagggaacctgctgtgcccatgccgtgctgatggctgatctgagggaCTGACTGGGATGGGGGTCCGTCTGGGctgaatggggggggtctgtgcttgaaggggggggggtctgtgcttgatgggggggggggcctgtgcttgaagggggggggggtctgtgcttgaagggggggggtctgtgcttgaaaggggggggtctgtgcttgaaagggggggggggtctgtgcttgaaaggggggggggtctgtgcttgaaagggggggtctgtgcttgaaggggggggggtctgtgcttgaaggggggggtctgtgcttgaaggggggggtctgtgcttgaaggggggggggggtctgtgcattcTCTAGGCTTTATATGGgtatggagtgaagctgaattaccTCAAGAgccatttcacactgccagctggctgcgTTATCAGTAAAGTGCAGCTTTATTAtcgttttagcggcgctatttggccgctagcagggtgcttttaacccctgctagcatttgaagggttaaatgtgactatGGCCACTGCGGAAGCGCACGccccctaaaaaaattaaaaaatcagcggatgcccatgtgtATGGACTTGGCTTCCTTGCTTATACTCCCAAAGGGACAATGTCTGGAGCCCTCTTGGGGACCTCACAGACAAACTACTTACCGGTTTCAGCGAGCGAAGCAGATCCAAGATGACGACATTCTCCTCACTCTTGTTTGATCGGCTACTGGACAAGTCACTGTCCTAAAAACATGCAAATCTAGGTTAGCATAAAAACACCACATTtttgcgacccccccccccccattttatccTGAACAATTTTTCCTGGATTTGGGCTTTACAGTGAACATCTCAGCCGCCTCTTTTGACAAACTTACTTGGACTTTTCGCAGTGTGTACTTCTTACAGCGGATGTCCTCCATTAACATCTCATACGGCGCAAGTTGATACTCAACTGGTTGCGATTTGGAGCACCGTTTGGAGCAGAGTCTCAACCCAACACGGAGCTCTTTCATTACACCTTTCCACAAGGCACTCTGCAACAAAAACCAACATCGTTAATTGCCCCTTTAGTCCGCACCGAGCCATTTGTACAGATACCCCAGAATTAGAGGCAAAACAGTGGGGTACTCAAATGATGCCCTACTGGTTCTCATACTCAGTTCTACATTTCATTACCTGGACCAAGTACCTCCTGGAAAATAGGCATAGTCCCTCAAATACCCAACTCATTCATAGGAGCTGGAGACCAGGAAGGGGCTGTGAATATCTTCTATATTCGACAGCTGAAAGAACTCCATTACATAGACATGCAGATTGACTACAGTCAGACTTGAGACATGCAATAGCTCATTTAGCAGACAAAAGTTTGCTAGTCATGAGACCAGGTACAAAAGTTGTATACCCCAATTAGATGGACAACCAAAATTCTCAATGGAATCCCAGCAAATGCCCCAATTTCAGGATTCAGAGACAGAAGAAAAAGGACTAGTGTTGtagaaattttatgaagatgtacttaatatgtattgtcatagtgttgcCCAGTGTTCGTAatcccgctctaaagagctgtcTGGGGCAGACTGACACTGGTTGAGTCctgtctggtagtggaaaacttcctggGATTGGAGAGGTGTTTGCAGATTGGGGGGTATGTCCGCCAGTGAAGGGCCCCTGTGCGATGCACAGAACGATCATCTGGGGGGGGATATGTTCACTCCGCAAGGATATTATCATTTATAGGCGGATGTATGCCAttgtctctgctgtgtctgatcagcacaaG
This window contains:
- the LOC120918459 gene encoding protein spire homolog 2-like, with amino-acid sequence MTDWGSVEPQRKVTLKEILKNSGQVITEEQAWALCYQCSYKCQQIRQVSKPLPVLGGVESIFIHQDGAVSFAQSAGMVGACQSEEKVIEQLGKVVYSALDWGLSNDMERVLSEPLLYLLYRMVGLKATCTSPTGDLWKITLYDVAKVCVERLFLPTDAPGHYKAVCRMQYGVHAEICNLLQTIKQSKQNLKKLGSKEENDSVVFDNWSALWKGVMKELRVGLRLCSKRCSKSQPVEYQLAPYEMLMEDIRCKKYTLRKVQDSDLSSSRSNKSEENVVILDLLRSLKPASERKLKEKPHEEPSLHELLMSEIKSSRSILKSAERKKYFPRVSFDEDLGIADGPFSVPSDGPNYRRRLESRWNVPAFDLQDHQIEGRISWNTELSQESSSEQKFPDLTSSSTELSFLPVWTSSQVDLRMNCGSSQADRQTTSGSTPDKLLSSSVQKKLSFGHKRSSSFEGLLGEAPDEQSQAWDSPRSSLPPTVLELAPLRRLMVKTEVSVFRSSRDVLRQKACSSCRKRLLCRQVLCKFCERTICSECRVEMLMPHQKCMHLPISFFKALVLTQESDLTRNKDLLHWNNSSVPLVMFHPKNASSDFAFRKWIMYNWTSMSICLKCQEYILDVIKRNRSCEIPGGTFKSRSMSVSATPFSRQ